ACAAGTGTCGTTGTGGGCTTCACATGATTAATACTGTACACATACTACATTATTTGACTAAGTGTTGGTCGAAAATCAACATTCATACAAAACCAAACCACCGATTGTTTGTGATCATGTCTGGAACAAGACTCAGCGAGAATGTGGACCAAATGAACAATAGGTGTACTAATGATGGCAGACACAGTACATGAAGATGGCATATTCTTAACCTAGAATTTGGCCAGTGTGGTGAGCACTTTAAGTACTTAAAGTTGACAAACAGAATTAACAAAGTTGTGGGTACTAATGATAGGAGACACATTACATGAACATGGCATATATTCTTAACCTCGAATTTGGCCAGTGTGGTGAGCTCTTTAAGTATATGAAATAAACAGATACACAAAGTTGGGGTACTAATGATGACAGACATATCACACGATCATGGCATATTTTTTACCTAGAATTTGGCCAGTCTGGTGAGCTCTTTAAGTACTTGATTGATCGAACCACTGTATGTTGTTCAAGGTTCTAAGTTCTACCGTGATGTACTGTTAGTTACATGGAATACTTTATTGCACAATCCAACATGTCAGCAAAGGGATCATAGAAAAATTAAGTGTTTACATTTAGTGTAGCATTGCTTGTGTCAGGTTTATTTTATTCCTCATAAAAATACTGAAGATGGTACGATTCAGAGTACGAAAAACTGCTCTAcgtaatttgcataaattttgtatagcaatttgaccgaCTAttttttgcatagcatttcACTATGTGACACCAGATAAATCTTTCCCTGAGATATGTAGTGTTGGACTTCACTCATTTGAACATTTACAACTGCCTGACGATGTGCAATAACAGACATCGCCATGGATAACAACGTTCCATTCACAACTGTGATTGGCCAATTGATGGTTCCACAACAAAGCAAAACCAGAAACTTTACTAAACTACCAGTAACACAAAGCATAAAAAGTACTATATATACCAGAGTAAAGCAAGCTACAAGGTCACACATTGAAACTCAGTTAAAAACTTAAAGGTATTGCAATTTGAAACTGAGAAAGCAAACTTGATTCCTTCACTTTATAAAATGGTAAACATGGCTTCAGGTGGGAAGAGTAATCAGGATTTGATACTTCATTCTGCAATCCCGATGCATAGCTGCCATctctcatacatattcatgtttCTCTATTCGTCTCCTCCacgctactgtactgtagggcTACCTCTGCCATCACCTAAGAGACACAATGTGCTTTATATGGCCCTGTAAGGAAATGACAAGAAACATTTATGTACTTGTATTTGAAATTTTGGTACTAGCTAATTGTATAGGAATTTTTGAAGTGTTCCAATGTGGTGACTCAATGCTGACTTGACACTCCACAAAACAATACCAACACAATCATGATTGGGAAAGTTTTTTCAATATGAAACAGAGTAAAGTTGGGAAAAAGACATGGTCTTCAAGGTTGAAGAGAATATTTGCCTTTGCCCTCTCAGACCAAGGAAACTTAGTGAAGTCCCATCTCATGGATacaaatcaatcgaatattccaaATTCTAGCAAAGTTCCAGTGATTACAGACTGACACAGAGGAATATGAAATTTTAACTAATAACATGTCAACAATAATATTTCATAATGAACGGGAAAAAAGCACTGCATGAGGGAAGCTTTTGTCAAATTTAACAACTAATTAATCTGTGTTCCATAAGTTTTTTTGCCCAACTAATGAATAACGAATGGAATTATTGCAATCCCTAAATGAAATTCTACCCAGAACAGCCCCTCAAATATCATCACAAAATGTCCCCAAATTTTGGCAAGCTACAGTAATTAACATCACTACATGAATATCTTAGTCTGACAGTGCTTTCCTGCAGGTTCTTATACTCAAACAGatcacaaaatatgtttcaCAGGAGAGAAAAAAACCCTCTTATGTGGCACTTTCTAAATGTTTGACAAGAAGTGACCATGTTTATTTTTCTAGGGTATTTGGGAGCAACATCAATTGATGACCTTTAAGGGGCTGATTACAGTGAGCGTTCAATGAAATTTACTACGGTACAGTGACTGCCATTGAAGGCCCATGTCATAATTTTGAGGTCACAGTCGGGTCAAAGCACCAAACCAAATATGACCATGAAGCAGAGGTTAATGATCACctgattaaattaaaaatacagGTCAATTCAtattatattgaaatattaactttaataGTATATAGTTATTCCATCAACACATAttgggaataatttagtgttcaaattttgcgtaGCATTCTTAGAGGCAGGCTCTGAAAGTTTGTATTTTTCAAAATGCTATGCTACCTGGAACTTCCTGTGCATAACAGAACCCTGCTATATGCACACGTTGGACTTTTATAGCAGTTTGACCATTTAGCATAGCATTTAGGGATGGGATACTGGAAAAGGCTATTCATATACATGTGCTTTGGATCATAATAGATATCATTGTGAACAGTAAAACCAAAGACtgaatgcatacatgtatgaCAGTATTATCTTACATCCTCGTATACAGGTACCATGTATATGTTGCACAGTATTAAATGTGCACTGTACACAAATACAATGATAAATCAAGCAAATGGCCAGGTACTCACTGGTTCTCCAGCTAAACATCTTTGGCATATCCTGTTGTTTTTGTTCtggaagagaagaaaagaagataaaattACAAACTGATGcgttctttccttctttctttacAATTTTAAGGAGAAAGCCTGGAGTTTAGAATCATCTTTAACTTAAGGATGGAAGGGGCCTATTCATCATAAGTTtgcatacataaatacatacacacatacatacacatacatgtacagtttatGAGATAGGTGTTATATAACACTGTTCAGAGTGTTGCCAGTATGGAGAATCCCTGCTATTATGTGTTGAAATAGACAAATGATGAACAAATACCTGTATTGTATAGAAGTGTTTCATCTCACTCTCTATTACTGCAGGTCATGTTAAGGTCATAGGTTAAGGACAAAGTAATATGACAGGGACATGTGTGAAAAGGGTGTGAAAACAAGCAGAGGCTAAGGGGCCAATTTCCCCTATAAGTTGCAGTCTGGCACTTTGATCCCTGTGAAGAATTCCAGCAGACACTTTTAGCTTTTGTTAACAGTAGCTCTCTCCATAACAACCACTGCTGGAGCCTGGATGCaactttttcaaagaaaatgttttttataaacaaaaaaattgtgagAGCTTCAGAACAATACATACAtccacatacatgtacagttttGAGATAGGTGTTATATAACACTGTTCAGAGTGTTGCCAGTATGGAGAATCCCTGCTGTTACTGTATGTGTTGAAAGAGACAAGTGATGAACAAATACCTGTATTGTATAGAATTTTGTTATCACACCCTCTATTACTGCAGGTCATGTTAAGGTCAAATTCAAGAAGGACAAAGTAATATGACAGGGACATGTGTGAAAAGGGTGTGAAAACAAGCAGGTACTAAGCAATATGCAGCCtggtaaaacttgaaaacaatctcttttcaagtttccatcccTTACTTGGCAAATATCAACATAATATATGCTCAAAAACAATTACAGGAAGTTGTTCAGAGATTGCAAAAACCTTATCTAAAGTTTTAATCAATATCAAGTAACTTTAGCTTAGAACTGTAAGTCATGTGACTGAAATCTAGGTGTTCAAAAATAGGAAATGATGTGGAATCCATCTGTAACATAACCCTTGACATGATATCTTCATACAGTGGCATGATGCTGGTCACGTCGATCacatgttcatatcactacttgtataataataatattaacaacaaatGAGGGATGCTGCAAGATGTATCCCAGCAAGCACTAAGTAGATCTATGTTAATACTTGGACAGATATATCGACATTGTAAACTCACtgaaatttgaattttgtgaaattttttaCTTTATGTCATGTATACAGTAGTATACTGCTACTTTGCTACAGTATTCAAGTTTAGGATGATGGATATGAATGGAATGCTCATTTCATAGTTAATGCAGATTTGATGATAATATTAACTCTAGATCTGTACAGTTAGGATTAACAATTGACAGTGCAGAATGTCAGACATTTTCTCATCTTAGTTTACTAATTCTGTTACTTGAGATCATTGGAAGAGCTCACCATTAGTTTTATAACAAACACTACTGTACACTGTAAAGCTGACAGTAAGCACACTGTTTGATGTGACCATTAAACTCTTTATGCTTTCACAGTAATTTGTGTTGCTTCTGCAGGGCTTTCTGTACATGTCTGTGCAtttaataatattacttttaaagccaatttttcacaaataacatatttaccataaaaaaatggaaaaacatgaaataagtATACTTTTCCATTGGGCAATCTATTGCACATACACTGAATGTGATCAAACTGATGAGGATAACTTGCTCTGTGAAGAAGAGCTTTAAACCGTGTTTCGCAGGTAAAGAGAAACTTTCTTCATATAACAGCCTTTCGTTTTGTTATAATGGTTCATTTGAATAACAAACTCTGCAGTATACATCATAatagtttatatataattttataatatGAATGGGATGGTAGGAAGAAATGATCGTGGAAGGCTACATCAGAAAATTATTGCAGCGACAAGAAAGACTTTTCTTTCAGTCGGTTCCTTCATGAGTTCAAAAAACACAAGATTTTTATGTACATGTGTGTACAAACATGTTTTGCTACCTTTGTTCATGTTCTTTTATTGTGATTTTGTCTCAGTGCATCTCATCATACAGATTTTCTTGCAAAGTTGACATTattatttgaatataaatgacAGTTAAACAAAGTTAACTActtaaatgttgaatttaaaAGAACTCCTTAGAAAATACTATTACCTGTTGTAATTGCAATATGGTGTTGGTTTCATCAATAATCATCTTCTCAGGTAATTCTTCCGTTCGGTCTTGGATACCTAATTCTGATCCAGCTCCGTCTAGAGAATCAAGTCCATTACAGTGCCGTTTATTCTGAGAATGACGAAAATGATATCATGCGGTAAAACTATAGAACTCATTACTATAGTGTTTCCTTTTGTCTAAAATGTCTGTATTTAAGATACAGATATAGATGGAAGCATGTATAACACATTGTAGTGGCATAGTAGTAGTATATACATAATTTACTTTTCGTTAATATCAAAGCGCCCCAACACCTTTTCTACTGTATAACTATAAGTATAAAGGCATGATGTTGTATGTTGGTGAAATCTGatttgtcaaattgtgaaatttggTAACAGGCcttggaaaaaatatataactttgaCATAAATTTACATTATCG
Above is a genomic segment from Apostichopus japonicus isolate 1M-3 chromosome 5, ASM3797524v1, whole genome shotgun sequence containing:
- the LOC139968065 gene encoding uncharacterized protein; its protein translation is MALRSGLCVEQCWSRQNMDLFTSRRVVTGELNGKRRQHFDVAGASSPCLPQNTWEAPSNKRHCNGLDSLDGAGSELGIQDRTEELPEKMIIDETNTILQLQQNKNNRICQRCLAGEPGHIKHIVSLR